In a single window of the Niabella ginsenosidivorans genome:
- a CDS encoding L-rhamnose mutarotase — MEQLKRYCLALDLKNDPALIAEYEAHHKAVWPEIKKSILDAGIRHMEIFRVENRLFMIMETEAGFSFEKKAAEDAQNPKVQEWETLMWKYQQPLPTARPGEKWMLMQSIFRL, encoded by the coding sequence ATGGAACAACTGAAAAGATATTGTCTGGCACTGGATCTGAAAAATGATCCGGCTTTAATAGCCGAATACGAAGCGCATCACAAAGCGGTCTGGCCCGAAATAAAAAAAAGCATCCTTGATGCAGGTATCCGGCATATGGAAATTTTCCGCGTGGAGAACCGCCTGTTTATGATCATGGAAACAGAGGCTGGTTTTTCTTTTGAAAAAAAAGCAGCTGAAGATGCACAAAATCCAAAAGTTCAGGAATGGGAAACCTTAATGTGGAAGTACCAGCAACCGCTGCCCACTGCCCGGCCCGGTGAAAAATGGATGCTGATGCAATCCATTTTCCGGCTGTAA
- a CDS encoding alpha-ketoacid dehydrogenase subunit alpha/beta, translating into MENRTSSPAAHSDMLSFENFKDGVLHDYYLACLSRETSLLGRREVLTGKAKFGIFGDGKEVAQLAMAKFFRPGDWRSGYYRDQTLMFAIGVATPQQYFAQLYADPDPENEPFSVGRQMNSHYTSRNVDEEGNWLPLARIKNTATDMAPTASQMPRSFGLAYASKSFRLIPELHPFKDLSDNGNEVCFCTIGDASTSEGHFWEIINAAGVAQVPLVIFVWDDGYGISVPKELQTTKGSISLALKGFEKEEGTNGFYIAKVKGWDYMGMIEAFEEGISLARETHTPVIFHVDELTQPQGHSTSGSHERYKSTDRLEWERERDCIRKFKEWILKNGLSEEHVLEKIEADARRNVKESRDRAWKDYLKPVKEQVERTRNILEQLVQELPEKAQELKKLLPDLVTNREPLRKNILQTLYKAILIGGEKAGIAQSYYDQLCKENAVIYNSHLFDEGPKSALKVKPVAPVVTDKSPLINGYEILNHYFDQLFANNPKVLAFGEDLGLIGDVNQGFAGLQKKYGPERIADTGIHELSIIGRGIGLALRGLRPIAEIQYLDYLVYGLQPLTDDVASLQYRTGGQQFCPIIVRSRGHRLEGIWHSGSPMGMIINSLRGIHICVPRNMVQAAAMYNTLLQSNDPGLVIESLNGYRLKERLPENLGEMTVAFGVPEVLQEGTDITIVSYGSTLRIIQESIKMVASLGISCELIDVQTLLPFDIHHRILESLKKTNRIVFIDEDVPGGAAAFMFNKVMEEQGGYRYLDVAPRTITAKEHRPGYGSDGDYFSKPNAEEIAAVLIEMMKE; encoded by the coding sequence ATGGAGAATCGTACTTCCAGCCCTGCTGCACATTCAGACATGTTATCTTTTGAGAATTTTAAAGATGGCGTGCTGCACGATTATTACCTGGCTTGTTTAAGCCGGGAAACCAGTCTTTTAGGACGGCGGGAAGTGCTGACAGGAAAAGCCAAATTCGGGATTTTTGGCGATGGAAAAGAAGTGGCACAACTGGCAATGGCCAAATTTTTCCGGCCAGGTGACTGGCGGAGCGGATATTATCGTGACCAGACCTTAATGTTTGCAATCGGAGTAGCCACCCCGCAGCAATATTTTGCCCAGTTGTATGCAGATCCTGATCCGGAAAATGAGCCCTTTAGCGTGGGCCGCCAGATGAACAGTCATTACACCTCAAGAAACGTAGATGAAGAAGGAAACTGGCTTCCCCTGGCCCGGATAAAAAATACGGCCACTGATATGGCTCCCACAGCGTCCCAGATGCCCCGCTCTTTCGGACTGGCCTATGCTTCCAAAAGTTTTCGTTTAATTCCGGAACTGCACCCGTTCAAAGATCTGTCCGATAACGGCAATGAGGTTTGCTTCTGCACCATTGGCGATGCCTCCACCAGCGAAGGGCATTTCTGGGAAATTATAAACGCAGCCGGTGTGGCACAGGTGCCCCTGGTCATCTTTGTATGGGACGATGGATATGGCATTTCTGTTCCCAAAGAACTGCAAACCACCAAAGGCTCTATTTCTTTAGCTTTAAAAGGTTTTGAAAAAGAAGAAGGCACTAACGGCTTCTATATTGCCAAAGTAAAGGGCTGGGATTATATGGGTATGATCGAAGCCTTTGAGGAAGGCATCAGCCTTGCCCGTGAAACCCACACCCCGGTTATTTTTCATGTAGATGAGCTGACGCAGCCCCAGGGGCACAGCACTTCCGGCAGCCATGAGCGCTATAAATCAACAGACCGGCTGGAGTGGGAACGGGAGCGGGACTGCATCAGAAAGTTTAAAGAATGGATATTAAAAAACGGACTTTCGGAAGAGCATGTGCTTGAAAAAATAGAAGCAGATGCCAGAAGAAATGTAAAAGAAAGCCGTGACCGTGCCTGGAAAGATTACCTGAAGCCTGTTAAAGAGCAGGTAGAGCGTACCCGCAACATACTGGAACAACTGGTACAGGAGCTTCCTGAAAAGGCACAGGAACTGAAGAAACTGCTGCCGGACCTGGTAACCAACCGGGAACCCTTAAGAAAAAATATTTTACAGACCCTGTACAAAGCCATCCTTATTGGGGGAGAAAAAGCAGGCATTGCCCAAAGCTATTATGACCAGCTATGTAAAGAGAATGCGGTTATTTATAATTCCCATCTCTTTGATGAAGGTCCCAAAAGCGCTTTAAAAGTAAAACCCGTTGCACCTGTTGTTACAGACAAATCGCCATTGATCAACGGTTATGAAATACTGAATCATTATTTTGACCAGTTATTTGCAAACAATCCCAAGGTGCTGGCCTTTGGTGAAGACCTGGGACTGATCGGCGACGTAAACCAGGGATTTGCCGGGTTGCAAAAAAAATACGGTCCCGAGCGGATCGCAGATACGGGCATCCATGAACTTAGTATTATAGGCAGGGGCATAGGCCTGGCTTTGCGCGGATTGAGGCCCATTGCAGAAATCCAGTACCTCGATTACCTGGTATACGGGCTGCAGCCTTTAACAGACGATGTGGCTTCTTTGCAATACCGTACCGGCGGGCAGCAGTTCTGCCCGATTATTGTACGCAGCCGTGGCCATCGACTGGAAGGCATCTGGCACAGCGGATCTCCGATGGGAATGATCATTAATTCATTAAGAGGTATACATATTTGCGTGCCCAGGAATATGGTGCAGGCGGCAGCCATGTATAATACCTTATTGCAGAGCAATGACCCAGGGCTGGTGATCGAAAGCCTGAACGGCTACCGGCTGAAAGAACGGCTGCCGGAAAATCTGGGTGAGATGACCGTTGCTTTTGGTGTTCCGGAAGTTTTACAGGAGGGAACAGACATCACTATTGTAAGTTATGGCTCTACCCTGCGCATCATACAGGAATCCATAAAAATGGTGGCATCACTGGGCATCAGTTGTGAGCTGATAGATGTACAGACTTTACTGCCATTCGATATTCATCACCGCATACTGGAATCGCTCAAAAAAACCAACCGTATTGTGTTTATAGATGAGGATGTACCCGGCGGAGCTGCTGCATTTATGTTTAACAAGGTAATGGAAGAACAAGGTGGTTATCGCTACCTGGATGTTGCCCCCAGAACCATTACCGCTAAAGAGCACCGGCCGGGCTATGGCAGTGACGGTGATTATTTCAGTAAACCCAATGCAGAAGAGATTGCTGCGGTATTAATTGAAATGATGAAGGAATAA
- a CDS encoding DUF1573 domain-containing protein, with protein MKKFYLLAVLFFLGFAVTTYAQDGVPADEVIKMAKEEYNLGRLKFKKGTTFYMEFTNISKKPVIVENVMVGCGCTVAEKPSAPIMPGKVGKIKVGYDATAAVGSTFKKDVTIKVKGAQPKTVYFTGEII; from the coding sequence ATGAAGAAGTTTTACCTTTTGGCAGTTTTGTTTTTTCTGGGATTTGCGGTTACTACTTATGCGCAGGATGGAGTGCCTGCCGATGAGGTGATTAAAATGGCAAAGGAAGAGTATAATCTTGGCCGGCTGAAATTTAAAAAAGGGACTACCTTTTACATGGAATTTACCAATATCAGCAAAAAACCGGTTATTGTGGAAAATGTAATGGTGGGTTGTGGCTGCACAGTGGCTGAAAAACCTTCTGCCCCCATTATGCCAGGTAAAGTTGGAAAAATAAAAGTGGGATATGATGCTACTGCCGCTGTGGGCAGCACTTTTAAAAAAGATGTGACCATTAAAGTAAAAGGCGCACAACCCAAAACGGTTTATTTTACCGGAGAAATAATTTAA
- a CDS encoding cupin domain-containing protein yields MSKKNKQAEWVPWNLRRTNPDIFYFKEEEHIPNSRLPVLIYRGVFHMDDDCCEKWLIEKFITNKWIYNQDHTVFEYDHYYTNTHLVLGVCLGEGQLQIGGKLGITAHVEKGDVIVIPAGVALRLASTGNDFKLVAAYSFEGVPELRKGSAGDRPAADTTIASTQLPLLDPILGPEEGLLHIWNGVPYK; encoded by the coding sequence ATGTCAAAAAAAAATAAACAAGCCGAATGGGTGCCCTGGAATCTTAGAAGAACCAATCCGGATATCTTTTATTTTAAGGAAGAGGAGCATATACCCAACAGTCGTCTGCCGGTTTTAATTTACAGGGGCGTTTTTCATATGGACGATGATTGCTGTGAAAAATGGCTGATCGAAAAATTTATTACCAACAAATGGATCTATAACCAGGACCATACGGTTTTTGAATACGATCACTATTATACCAATACCCACCTGGTATTAGGCGTTTGCCTGGGCGAAGGGCAGCTGCAAATAGGCGGTAAGCTGGGCATTACAGCACACGTTGAAAAAGGAGATGTTATTGTAATACCCGCGGGCGTGGCATTACGGCTTGCTTCCACCGGCAATGACTTTAAGCTGGTTGCAGCCTATTCTTTTGAAGGAGTACCCGAGTTAAGAAAAGGTAGCGCAGGTGACCGGCCGGCAGCAGATACCACAATAGCCAGCACACAATTGCCCCTTCTTGATCCGATCCTAGGGCCCGAGGAAGGCCTGTTACACATATGGAATGGAGTGCCTTATAAATAA
- the pyrF gene encoding orotidine-5'-phosphate decarboxylase, with protein MEREKLVALIRERQSYLCVGLDTDLYKMPHHLRGNAAAIFDFNKAIIDATRAVCVSYKINTAFYEALGVKGWEAMEKTVHYIGNEHFKIADAKRGDIGNTSRQYARAFFENLPFDAITVAPYMGEDSIKPFLEYKDKWTIVLGLTSNKGAQDFELQKCGNELLYEKVIQKVSAWGTHHNLMFVVGATQADEFTHIRELIPDHFLLVPGVGAQGGSLKEVSEKAMNADCGLLVNASRAIIYASDGEDFEAAAGGVAGEYQKEMAVYL; from the coding sequence ATGGAAAGGGAAAAATTAGTTGCATTGATCAGAGAGCGGCAGTCTTACCTGTGCGTTGGACTGGATACAGACCTTTATAAAATGCCACATCATTTAAGGGGAAACGCTGCTGCGATCTTTGACTTTAATAAAGCGATTATTGACGCTACAAGAGCTGTTTGTGTATCGTATAAGATCAATACGGCTTTTTACGAAGCACTGGGGGTAAAAGGATGGGAGGCAATGGAAAAAACGGTTCACTATATCGGCAATGAGCATTTTAAGATTGCTGATGCAAAACGGGGTGATATTGGCAATACGAGCCGTCAGTATGCCAGGGCCTTCTTTGAAAACCTGCCCTTTGACGCTATTACAGTAGCGCCTTATATGGGAGAAGACAGCATAAAACCTTTCCTGGAATACAAAGATAAATGGACCATTGTATTAGGCCTTACATCCAACAAAGGCGCACAGGATTTTGAGCTGCAAAAGTGCGGGAATGAACTGCTGTATGAAAAAGTTATACAAAAGGTTTCAGCCTGGGGAACCCATCATAACCTGATGTTTGTGGTGGGAGCAACGCAGGCAGATGAATTTACACACATCCGTGAGCTGATCCCCGATCATTTTTTACTGGTACCCGGCGTGGGTGCGCAGGGGGGCAGTTTAAAAGAAGTTTCTGAAAAGGCTATGAACGCAGATTGCGGACTACTGGTTAATGCAAGCCGTGCAATCATTTATGCATCAGATGGTGAAGATTTTGAAGCGGCAGCAGGAGGGGTTGCCGGAGAATACCAGAAAGAAATGGCTGTTTATTTATAA